The genomic region AATTTGCACCATGCAGTGCAATGGGTGTTTTTGTGTAAAATGTCAAAAAGGAAATACaatattaattgattattatattTCAACATTTTATTCACAATGTTTTAAGTGGGGAAGCCTCGGCAGAAAAGTAGGTCCTTTCCAATCTAGTCACGAACACAAAATTAGGGGTTTTCCCTACCCTTGGGTTGAGGAAAGTTTCTAAGCATTTATGTTTGAAAGAGGTAATTATGGTTTTATGCTATATGTAGATAGATAGCCTTGTGAGAATTTAGTCTTGCTTAGGCAGATGGAAAATTGAGTTGGAAATAATACAGTATTTGTATGTCCTGTTCTGATACCTTGTGTTGTTCAAAAAACAACTGATAAAATCCTGAATTTCTTTTATGTCCAGGTATCATTGCTTTTAAAAGAGAGTTTCATTGATTCATTCCCTAGTCGTGATCGACCATTTATGAAGGTGAGCTTCTCAATTCCCTTGGGCAGATGGTTGCCACCAGTCTTGATTTgagaataattattttttcctccattgtttatgtttcttttttgtggAATGGTAGAAtgcttttaaatttaattgttaatgGTAAGCTtatattaaattcaaaaaggCTATAGTACTAATAATAGCTGAAAAGATACTCACGGTTTTCCTCTCTTATCCCAGCTGTTTGTGGACACACAACTCTTCTCTGTACATACAGATCTTGTTCTCTCATTTATCCAGAAGGAATAGGACCACAACCATGCAAAGATGGCCTGGAATTGTAGTCTTGTAACTTGAACGTAAGTTCAGCCATGTATAATGtccaaatattttatcaatatgGGTTAAAAATGTTATAGTTTCGTGAAAGCATTCATTTCTTTTACCCTTCATTTTCTCTGTTGCCATTTTCTTCTGGGCACCCTGAAATTTTAAGGAGTAATAATTAAACGAAATATTTATACTGAATGGGCATTGATCAGGCGGTAGCAGAGGGCTTGGAATTCGGCTTCTCTTTGTTTTACGTATCGTTAGTAAACAGCTCGTACAAAGACGAACAATGAAAAGAAGCCCTTATTGGCTATGAGGGTCAAGAAAGACTAGCTCTAATTATGAACTGTTATATGGCCCGTATCCAAGCTATTTGAAGTGTGAATAAGCAAGGTGCATTGATTGCATGAAATTTGCTGGACAAGACTACCTTGGTGTGGTGGGTAACGAGGCATGAGAAACattatttcttaagcatttagAGTGGACACATAGCATGTGCTGGCTTAAAATTTGCATTATGAAATGGCAgaaaatttagataaaataatgaagtTAGAAGAATTGAAGGGtctctctttttcatcattatttGCGTTTGGCAAATTTAAGGCAAACGAGTCTTTGGTAACACCCAACGAGGCAGAGGGAATGGGAGAGAGAAATGCTAAGGGTGGTACATGACTGTACTCAGAATGAAACTCTAGTATTGCTTTGCCCTCTTGGGGAGGGGGAAAAAACAAACGGAAACAAAGAGGATTTAGTGATATTCCATTCTTTCTGTTTGTGCTCCCTGAAAGGTTGAAAGTAagtatatacatatttattaGCTTCAGTTGGAATCTATGTGCTTTTTCAGAGGTAGATGAAGTTTTCAATATAAACAGCACATCTCGAATCTAGAGAAGCAACCTTTGTTAAGGTCTTTGCTCCCTCTTACCGAACATTTAGCAAAACCAACAGTGTCTTTGCTGgggtttaaattttaatggtCCATGGACCGTCCGTCCAGGGTTCTAGCAAAATCCTGTTGGGTCATTGACCAGTAAAATGATGGAAATGAGCTGTTTTTGTTAGCCTTCAAATATGCCTTGAGCCAATAGAAACACCCACCTTGTGCTACCTTGCATAGCCCTACGGCGGACCATGTGGCTCTCGTTTCCTTGACTTGATAGAGCAGGGGAGTGTAGGCAACATGGGTTTAATTGATGAAGGGAGTTGGAACTTAGAAATGAAATAGGAATAGTGATCTAGATTGTTGAGCAATAGTCTTGGAAGTCTTTGTCAAGCTATATAGGAGCAGAGGGTAATGAATGAGAAAACAAGCAAACTGTTGGCAAAGTGGCGTATACATGGAAGGGGTCATAAACTTGCTGGATTTTTAAAGACAGGAATGACCATAAATATTTGTAAGCTGTCAAACTGTTTCTGGAGTAGCATGTTTGAGTTTAATCCCATGACCCACATTTTGAGTTGTGCAACTGGAGCCCTGAAGGTAAAAACACTGGTGGCCAATGTTTCTTCCAGGAACATCAGTCAAggtgaatatatatatatatatatttgcattTGCTCACAGAATCATAGGATCCAaggattaaaaaaaacatCTCTCGTTATTCATTAGTCACTACTTTCGGGAGCAATGCGAAGCAATGAAAGTGGGCTCTACCGGACTATGCTTAGGGAAGTTTGAAAAGGGTATTTCTTCAAGAAATGCAATGGGAGCTGGGCCGTTCTGGGAAGTGGGGTTCTTTTTTGTAGAGAAAAGGTGCTTTGCATGTGTTTGAACCTGCCAGAGGATAGGGACAGCGTCTGGGAACAGGGCCAAAGTGTCCACTATTTTGTACAACACCTGCCAAACTTATAATACAAGAATAGTGCCAGGGAATTAAATGcaaccaaacaaaataaagagtGCTACACTCTCTTCCCTATCTCACTGCTGCAATGCTCTTTCCACCCAGATGAAGGCTCAATATTTATCCACTGACCTTAAAGTAAAACTATACAATAGTCCCAAACTACAGGGGGAAGAAGTATCATCTGGAAACTGTTCAAACAGTTCTGTCCACTTCACTTTTTTAGGACACGAACCATAGCTGTTATAGGAGATGATAATGAAATGCTGCCACAGAGCTGATGATCGCCAGTTTTTGCCTAAAGAATATTATCCTTGGGTTAAGCAATGAAACCAATGGATTCGGTCTCCACCCTCCATTAATAAAATAGGTATAAATCAATGGCAATGCTTAAGAGATTACCTAACTGAGCTGGTTTATGCAGACTCTAGACTTTAGCTTCTTTATAAAAGACAGGCAAACCAGCACATGTTCGTCTGATTTGAGaattagaaaaagaacaaaCTACGGAAAAATATACAAAGATATATTTTTGagacaaaaaccaaaaaaaataaaggcaCATGAGAGAAAAGTTGGAAGAGTTAGCCTGATTAGGCCCCAAAAGAACCCTAGAACTAACCTTTCATTGTCCAAATTTCCCAAATTGAAAAAGATCGTATAGTAAGTGGGGGATACTGGGGTCTGAGGTAAAGGAACAGAAAAAGTTAAAGAGTTAGTAGCAGTAAAAGCCCAAGTCCGTACAAACTTCTCAGGAAGGCAGGCATTTGGCTCCAGACACCAACTCTTGtagttaataataataattctctcttttgtttttacaGTCTTTTTAATCCACTCACCTTTAGTTTATGGGTTTCCGTAGAGATGTCAGAGACAAGAGCTGCCACTGAGGCAGCTTAGCTGCAGGACCAGAAAGCAACAGAGAGGTGCAGTCATAATATGAGCAGCTCTCTCCCTCAGGGCTCAGGAGTcagggaagaaaagagagagaaaagagaggtGGCAGCATTATAATCAGAACCATTAGTTTTATCCATGTACAGAAGATTCTGCAGGGAAATGGTCCCTGAAATAAATATACCTACTCTACACAGTCTACAGCAGCAAGCAGGCCTCTCAAGTAATAAGTAATGACCAACCCACAAACACACTTACAGAGAAACCAACCCACAAACACACTTGTAGAGAAACCAACCCTGTTTCCATCTCTTCTTCATGTTTGCCACTCTTCCACTGAACTGTGTGGTCTAATAACTGCCCTTTTTCCCCACCTTTCTTATTAGTTTGCTTTCAacattttcttctcctttcttaTTCTCTCTTGAATGATGAGTGGCAGAAACAGATTTCCTTTTACTGCATCTCAGTGGCAAGAGCTTGAACACCAAGCTCTAATCTTCAAGTACATGGTCTCAGGCATTCCCATACCACCTGATCTCCTCTTCACCATCAAGAGAAGCTGCTTGGACTCGTCACTATCTTCTAGGCTTTTCTCTCGCCAGCCCCAACATAGTAATGCCCAAACTATACCCGCTTAAAATTTCTAATGCTTTGCTTCCCTCCGTTTTGGTTTTTCTAGccgttttttttcctttgggtTTTAACAATGGGTTCTTGTTGTATTTGGCAGTTGGATGGAATTGTTTTCAGATGGGATTGGGGAGAAAAGTAGACCCAGAGCCAGGGAGGTGTAGGAGAACAGATGGAAAGAAATGGAGATGCTCAAAAGAAGCCTACCCAGATTCAAAGTACTGTGAAAGACACATGCATAGAGGCAAAAACCGTTCAAGAAAGCCTGTGGAAGTTACTACTGCAACAATAGCAAACCCTTCAACAGCAACCCCAAACATCTCATCAATCACCAAGACTCAcccctcttctttttcttctctttcttccatGTCCTTGCCCTCCTCCGAGTCCCAACAGCACCACCATCAACTTCGTTACCCTGGTTATCATTCCCAGGTCAATCATCCCTTTTTATATCCCCATGCATCAAGACCTCCAGGGATTGGCCTGTCACCCCAAGAAAACACCACCCACTCTCTCCTGGACTCTGGCACTTACTCCCAGACAAACACTGATTATAGGTTCGCTTTCAAAGAACCTTGAAATTTCTTTACTGTActtgttttattttgctttttttttgtagaattcttcataattttagtactacTATTTGCTAATGAGTTAGGTTTGTTGTGGtttttgtgaagaagaaacagTTATGTTTACGGGCTGAAAGAAGAGGTGGATGAGCATGCTTTTTTCTCTGAGCCTTCTGGGACAATGAGGAGCTTCTCAGGTCCATCTGTGGATGACTCATGGCAACTTACACCACTAACAATGAGCTCCTCTTTTTCAAAGCAGAGGAGCTGCTCTGGCTTACAGAGTGAATACTCGTACTTGCAGCTTCAAAGTCTCACTGATCACAcctcaaaacaaaacaagcaGGATGATGAGCATTGCTACATATTGGGAAGTGATATCAAATGTGAAATGCCTATTAAATTGGAGAAGGGAGAACCCCAAAAGACAGTCCATCGTTTCTTTGATGAATGGCCACCAAAACATAGAGACTCATGGCTTGATTTGGATGATAAATCATCAAACAGCTCATCAGTTTCAACAACCAGGCTCTCAATATCCATTCCTTCCACTTCACACGACTTTCCCATTTTCAATTCAAGAGCTCATAATGGtactataaaaataaaaaagaaagagttgaACTTAATTACTGGTTCTTTTGCTCCTAAGCCACTCGTTTATCTTTCTTTGAAGACATTTAACTCGTTTCTTCTTTTGGCCTGaatacttaaattttttatttgcagATGCTTGAGTATCCAGTGGTTGGTTTCTGCATTACGGTCCAAGAATGTACTGACTTGGTGGGGATCACTTCTTTCTGTGAATTCTGACTATTTAGTTTCCTTTATTTatgtctcttttttttttttttgcaaaatttgGTGTGTGTCTTTAATGAAGGATCCAATGACTTCCATCTTTACTGGTTTCTGTTCTTTTCATAGTGCAAATTATAGTAGTTCATAAATATAAGATTGAATGGCTCGTCCAAACGTGATTTGCTGGCTAGCTAACAGGGTGATGCGGTGTTCTGGTGTTTTTATGTTGCTTTTAATTTCACAAGCACTTACTGGACCTCCTGCTGCTACTTAttgtaataaataataatagttgGGGACCCCATGTTTCCAGGATTTGCTAATTTGTCGCTTCCACTTCACCTAACTTCAACTTTGCCAAACCCCTCTCTCTTTTGTACACATAATGCCAAGGCAAATGCTCCAATCACCATATTTGCATTCTACACTTATGCCCTTGTTTTTGGGACAAAATATTGTTCTTCAAATGGATCTtgcttttttactttttcctcATTCTTCTTCATTATACAATAAAGAcaatgtgttttttttttcttttcttactaaattaagaaaattcatcCCTTATATTGGAAAAGAGGTGAGAAAACATCATCTGTATGGTCCATAATAATCATTCAAGTGTTGGGAATTCAGGATTCCATTCCCTTTCCCTAGGTTTCAAGGATAGATATCCTCTTATGCATTATATCCTTTGGGAGGGCTATGCTTTTCTATTTCACTTCCAAAATATCGAACTCTAAGTTGGTAGCTGTGGTTTAGAACCATGGCTGAACAATTCCTCTCATTCCATTTAGGCTTTTCGGAACATATAATAATATTCCAATATGAATACAAAGAAGCATCCTCCATTTCCTTTCAGGCAGTCGCGGCAGCGTCTTTTTACCATGTTCATCTTCTACTTTGGCATAACTCAACATGCAACTTTAGtgttccaccaagcttttttgtttccatctctttcttttatgTACTGCCTGCCCGTACTCACTTCTCATTAGTACAGCAGTGTACCCATAAACACCGAAAGTTTCCCACAGTATCttgttgtgatttttttttaaccaaaacgaaattaaaacaaaaaagaagggGGGTTCACCATTGTTAACCAAAAGTAGACTCGGGCTAATTAGAGCAGTTGAAGTCATGGGTATTTCCCCAAGTTCTAGCTTCTGTCTCTCGtggaaaataaaaggaaaaaagatacAGCGACAGCATGCTGAGTTACATAAAACTGGCTGGTCAATAGATAAAAGGAAGGGCAATTTGGggtgaggaagaaaaaaaaaaaagaaaggagccAGGCCAGCCAAGCAGTAAGGAGCAGTTGAGGTCAGGTGAATTCAGATGGGTCAGGTTAAGCTTTGGCAAAAAGAGGACTGCCCTGCATCGCTCTGAAGCTTCTGGTGGTGGGTAAGTGGGTTGCTTTGCCCTAAAAACAGAGATAGAGAGACATCTATGTGCTTACAGAAAGGACTTACCCATCAGGCTCATCAGTTGGCAGTTCTCTCTGTAACTTAAGGTACACTTTTAATCCTCCACACATACACGCACGCACCCCAGCCCATCTGACTCTCTGACTCTCTGACCCTGACTCTTTCCTGTCATTGTTTTTTTGTCAGTCACCTCCCCTAAAATATCTGGCAGGGCTTCTCCTCGCATTTTGAACTACACCTCTCGTAACGTTGTCGTTTCGATTGTATGTAAACCGACCCCTTGAAAGATCACTTTTGACGTGGATGGACCTTCCGAGTCTGAATGTTTCTATATTTGACACTTTTTTCTGCCCATTCCGGATTGCATGTTCCCGTTTTTCATGTTTATCCGCGCTCCAGGCCTTTTAATCTTTGATAGCTTCCAACTCTACATCCGAATGATATAGAGAATATTAGCATGACCCACACAAGTCGAGCAATGGTTCAAAACTTtctacctttcaaaaaaatattcacTCCTTCACATTTGCCTCCACAACGTCATAACGTCCTTGGCTGAAATTACACCGTACAACTGCCAGACCTGATAGAACAAATATAATAACACAGTGCTGCGCGATATTGGCAGATGGAATACAAGTGCGGGCTTTGGCTCTATTACACTAACGTGGAAATACTTTCACTTACATTGGTGAACCCACGGCTTCCAAGGAACCTTAAAAGATTTGAAGAAAGATGTCTATTAACATCACTGTAATGTACAACATGAAGATTGGCTCTTAAATAAAAAACGGCATCATCTATAAACAACATTGTGATCCCCTCCACAATCAAAACAAATGAACTACTTCCCGTTTGCTCCACCTCAATCCTCCTCATCAAGCCCACCACCTCCATTTAGCTTACTGTTATCCTCCCTAATCTCTCCATCACTCTCCTGTAGCTCAGCCGAGTTCTCTCTGACAGGACTCGACTCTGTCCCCCTATGTAAAggttcatcatcatcagaTTCTGACCATGCCCGCCTCCTGCGTCCTGCAGCTGATGAAGGTGCGGCAGCCTTCACAAAGATAAACAAATAGCAACATCTCAGGCAACAGAGAATATGAATCTCCCTATCACTCCACAGTATCCTCCACATAAAAATCTAGCACTATTCCTTTGTATGTTATTAAAAGTTTTGCCAAATCACGTAATAAGCAGAAGCACGCCAACGCAGCAGGTATACAGCATGCTATTAGAATCATTTTTGTGAAAAGATTTTAACCGCCTAAAGAATCTAAATCAATGCATCAAAAACTATGGCATATTTATCTACTGTCATTGTAAGTCCTGCCAAAAAAAGGGTCATGGCAGTATGGTTCTGCCCATATAACATTTTAAATGCTACTGCACATCTagtaattcaattaaaaatgaaactaCCTCCTACTCAACGACCAGTAACCGGCACTAACAAAATGTAattagatttaaaatatgtcaGCTgccaataaaagaaatgatagTAAAAACATTACCGCCTCATCCTCCACATCAGAATCTTCTAATCCAGCAGCAGCAAGAAGATCCTGAGCATTTTCTCCATTGTCATCATCCTGATCATTCATCTGTGTTGTGGATTCCCCATAATTCATGTTGGCATCTTCATCTCCCAATTCTTCCCGATCATCCATCATGTAAGGTTCCTCATCATCCCTCTCATAACGTGATTTATTCTTGTCCTTCTTTCTCCTCTTTCcaccttttcttctcttctcacTATGCCCACCATCTTCATCATCAACTTCAGACCTTTCCCTTCGCTTGGATGCAGGGGTGCTACTCTTCCATTGCTCCTGGAGATGGCAGAAGACAAACAAATCATATGCAATGTCATAAAGCCCAAATCTTACATAACTAAATAGTGCTCtttgaaaacaaatataaatgaaCCCTAAACGGTGTTAATGCCTGGATTGTCAGGTAGGTAAAATATCCCATAGAGACACAAGAAATCTATTACAGGACTATGCATCCCTGAGGCAGACAAATAAGTAATTAGATGTCCACACATAACAAGGTAATGGTCAAGTTTTTTAGTGCCTCCACAGcgggaaaaaacaaaacttcTAACAAGAAATTCTTTATTTCTGACCAACAGAAAATAGATTGCAATGAACCTTTACTGCAATATCTGACCAATCAGTaacaaaaaaagggagagaagTAAGGAATAAGTTCTGAAAGTTGATCAACtccatttttaattctttattattaGTTTTACCTTGTGACTAACTtttgaaagaattaaaatgatattGGCTAATCTATAGCACTAAAGTCAGCAGCTTTGATTACATATAACATAGTTCAAAATCTTGCCTGTACACGCTTAAAATGTTCCTCTGCCTGCTGGAGTCTTTTCTGCTCAtcttcttgttttcttctctCCAACTATTTTGGCACAAAAGGAATTAGGCAAACATAAGCTAGCCATCTTCAATCAGAATAACAACATTCCCATCACAATAATCATAGttgtaaaaaagaagaaagcaagTTTACAAAATGCAGACCAGGTATTTTCTTTGCTCTTCAGCCTTACGGCGGGCTTCCTCAGCCAATGCAAGTTGACGAGCTGCTTCTTGTTTCTGCCTGTTCTGCTGCTCTTCACGCTCAGCTGCTTCTCGGTGAACTTTTGCTGCTACAAGCAAGTGTTTGCAGTACTCAACATGGGTGTTAATCTTCTTCTCATCAAATCCATGAAGATGAAGGTTGGATGCAGCAGACAATTGACTAAATATACGAACAGCATTCTCTAGCTCTGCAACTGTTGAACGTACCTATAACATGGTGAAAAAAGGAAGATAATTAGAGGGCATATCAATCTCTTTTCATCCACTGCATCCAGTTCTAAACAACATTATCATTCTCAAACAGTATTCATTTTCACTGAACATTCCAACAGATCTCCACTCATGAATGAAATGCATCAGAGACGAGCCTCATTTCAAGTTTTGGATAAAAGGAAGCCAAACGGAGAAAGAATGAAGAGGAAAGCTGATATTACTGTAATGAAACAACCTCATCTGCAGTTCGCTTTTCCTTCTGTAATGTTGATGTCGAGAACTTCTGCATTGCTACTCCTGCATCAAACCTTAGTGTGTAATTTGACGGAGCTAAGTGGATGGCTCTCAACAGAGTTTTCTTGCACTCTTGCCATTGTTCAGCTTCATAATGAGTCCGAGCAAGGTAGAGAAGAATTTGAGAGTCTGTATTGTAATAGAACTTCCGCAAGCAATTTTGATACTGCAAGATGACAAGTATCATCAATAGCAATCAAGCTAAAGATCTaattaaatggaaaaaagaaaaaaagaaagcatatTAAATCAATAACTCACCATTTTTACAGCCAAAGCAAAATTTCCTTGAGCAAAGAAAACATGAGCCAAATTTATCCACACATCTGGCATTTGGACAAAAACACTCCCACTTGCAGCTTCTTGAACCTACAGTAACTATAACTGGATCACAAACTTTAAGTTTTATGTTACATGTAATAAAGATGAAACAAATTATAAGCTCAAACCTgagtaaaaatatcttttgaaACATCAAAGTGACCTTTTTCAGCCAAAACCACTCCAGCACCATTAGCAGCATATAAATTAGCTGTATGCTGAACAAGGACCTGTCATGTATATGGATAAATGAGCTGTATACTTACATGCGATACTTTATAGTGCACTCATAGTTAGCGTCTTCTCGTTTAATACCATAGATAATTGTTAATACTTATTCTGCTGCTATTAAATGCagataaactaaaaatattccAATTACGCTGACTAACAAATATATTCTGGAAACAATAATTGGAATAAATGCAAGACATGCAACAAAATTTCTTTAGAAATTTAAGGACATCAGAAACCTAAGTAGAATAATCTGCTAATAAAAGATACTGCAAAAATGGCCCTTAAGggtgagcaaaaaaaaaagaagaaatcatACTCTTGTATAGAGTTCCTTGGCTTTTTCCAAATGGGTAGCTTCCAACTTAGGAGCTCTTTTCTCATTGCGAATTGCTGCAAAGTAGTTCCAGTTCCCCTACCAAGCGTCAAATAAGGATATATCAGATTGAAATGTTGTTTCGGTAACAATGATGACAGTGAAAAAGCaaacagaaacaaaaacaacaaaaagccTATCCATAATGACAATGAGATGCACAcaagtgatttttttttggataattgaagtTGAATTCATTCATTCAAAGAAAGGGAAATCACCTGCTACAAGAAATACAATATAGGGAAGACCCCAAACTATGAgcaatacaaataaaaaagagattttAAACCTTCTGGAAAGGCATTGTCAGTAGTTATTAGAGAATAACACCATGCCATTGTTGAAACTTGAGAAAAATAATGGCAAGTTAAGAGAAGAGGAAATGCTTTCTTAAAAGGAAAAGTAAAATGAATACTGTACACACCAGAGAAAGAATAGCATAGGAATCTTTCCCATCAGTTGCATCACTTGCGGAACGAAATGTTTCCTTTGCCTTAACCCAGTCATCATTCTTAAGCTCCAAGTCACCAAGCATAGATAACGCATTGGGGCATTTGTCATTCACCTTCAGTGCCTCATTAACCTATACTTACAAAGGGGGGAATCATTATCAGACAAACATGTATATGATAAAACAAGAAATAGCAGCTGGGATGTTAAAGGTTTAATAACAACCAGTTCAATGCTTAATTGAAGATTACTTCGAGCTTTTGCTATGGCAGCAAGCCTCAGATAAGCATCAACGTAGTCTGGATACTGTAAAAAAGTAACAAACTTGTTAAACAAAATAGAGAGTGCATACAAACCAatagagaaaggaaaaggagaaaaaaaagagaggataTTATGGCCATGTCTGTAGCCAAAATTATGGCATTTGCCATCAGTCAACCATGATGTATTTTAAGGAATCGATAAAGCGAAAATGCTATATCAGATTTCAAGatatacaaaagaaaaaagataacaGGCCTATTTACTAAATTGGAGACAGTTTGAGTTAGCAAACGCACACAGAAAAAGATACAGATAGCCTGAAATTGAGGGGGGAGATCTAAAAAACATGAGCAACAGAATACAAATGGTTTTAAGTCATGCCAGAAACAGTGGAAAATCTGAACAGCAGCAAATCAGGTTGGTCTTTCAGCCAACTATACAATGGGTCCCTTACAATCAACTAGTCAGATAAATAGTTGT from Theobroma cacao cultivar B97-61/B2 chromosome 9, Criollo_cocoa_genome_V2, whole genome shotgun sequence harbors:
- the LOC18588300 gene encoding growth-regulating factor 1 isoform X3, coding for MMSGRNRFPFTASQWQELEHQALIFKYMVSGIPIPPDLLFTIKRSCLDSSLSSRLFSRQPQHIGWNCFQMGLGRKVDPEPGRCRRTDGKKWRCSKEAYPDSKYCERHMHRGKNRSRKPVEVTTATIANPSTATPNISSITKTHPSSFSSLSSMSLPSSESQQHHHQLRYPGYHSQVNHPFLYPHASRPPGIGLSPQENTTHSLLDSGTYSQTNTDYSYVYGLKEEVDEHAFFSEPSGTMRSFSGPSVDDSWQLTPLTMSSSFSKQRSCSGLQSEYSYLQLQSLTDHTSKQNKQDDEHCYILGSDIKCEMPIKLEKGEPQKTVHRFFDEWPPKHRDSWLDLDDKSSNSSSVSTTRLSISIPSTSHDFPIFNSRAHNDA
- the LOC18588300 gene encoding growth-regulating factor 1 isoform X2, which codes for MMSGRNRFPFTASQWQELEHQALIFKYMVSGIPIPPDLLFTIKRSCLDSSLSSRLFSRQPQHIGWNCFQMGLGRKVDPEPGRCRRTDGKKWRCSKEAYPDSKYCERHMHRGKNRSRKPVEVTTATIANPSTATPNISSITKTHPSSFSSLSSMSLPSSESQQHHHQLRYPGYHSQVNHPFLYPHASRPPGIGLSPQENTTHSLLDSGTYSQTNTDYRNSYVYGLKEEVDEHAFFSEPSGTMRSFSGPSVDDSWQLTPLTMSSSFSKQRSCSGLQSEYSYLQLQSLTDHTSKQNKQDDEHCYILGSDIKCEMPIKLEKGEPQKTVHRFFDEWPPKHRDSWLDLDDKSSNSSSVSTTRLSISIPSTSHDFPIFNSRAHNDA
- the LOC18588300 gene encoding growth-regulating factor 1 isoform X1, with product MMSGRNRFPFTASQWQELEHQALIFKYMVSGIPIPPDLLFTIKRSCLDSSLSSRLFSRQPQHIGWNCFQMGLGRKVDPEPGRCRRTDGKKWRCSKEAYPDSKYCERHMHRGKNRSRKPVEVTTATIANPSTATPNISSITKTHPSSFSSLSSMSLPSSESQQHHHQLRYPGYHSQVNHPFLYPHASRPPGIGLSPQENTTHSLLDSGTYSQTNTDYRRNSYVYGLKEEVDEHAFFSEPSGTMRSFSGPSVDDSWQLTPLTMSSSFSKQRSCSGLQSEYSYLQLQSLTDHTSKQNKQDDEHCYILGSDIKCEMPIKLEKGEPQKTVHRFFDEWPPKHRDSWLDLDDKSSNSSSVSTTRLSISIPSTSHDFPIFNSRAHNDA